Proteins from one Cloacibacillus sp. genomic window:
- a CDS encoding TRAP transporter substrate-binding protein yields MKKFTTLTVVLCIMLFAAAATAAPKEFAIANDSTDDTVTGLMTQKLKEVLEAKSKGAFKVAAFPNSQLGSDREITQSCQNGELAFVVQNTAPQVNFVPKAAVFDLPNLFLNKKVARAALDKFQKDIEPEYAKAGIVMLGFGDQGFRVLSSNKAINKIEDFKGLKLRTMENKYHVQYWQSLGANPTPLPFSELYLALQQGTVTGQENPYEVIVATKLYEVQKYVIDTNHLFHTITIIMSKNIYDQLTPEEQKLVRDAAREVIVWGREQADKRHADRVAILKKNNVQIIELSEKLLGEMQAKSKPVYDNISKVVGADLVKKLQNAVKEASK; encoded by the coding sequence ATGAAAAAGTTTACAACACTTACCGTGGTATTATGTATCATGCTGTTTGCGGCGGCGGCGACGGCCGCTCCGAAAGAATTTGCCATTGCGAACGACTCCACGGATGACACCGTAACGGGACTCATGACGCAGAAACTTAAAGAGGTGCTTGAGGCGAAGTCAAAGGGAGCCTTTAAGGTTGCGGCGTTCCCGAACTCACAGCTTGGCTCCGACCGTGAGATTACCCAGAGCTGCCAGAACGGCGAGCTCGCCTTCGTGGTGCAGAACACCGCCCCGCAGGTCAATTTTGTGCCGAAGGCCGCCGTCTTTGATCTTCCGAACCTCTTCCTGAACAAAAAGGTGGCGCGCGCCGCGCTTGATAAGTTTCAGAAGGATATCGAACCCGAATACGCGAAGGCCGGGATCGTTATGCTCGGTTTCGGAGATCAGGGCTTCCGCGTACTCTCCTCGAACAAGGCGATCAACAAGATAGAGGACTTTAAAGGGCTCAAGCTCCGCACGATGGAGAATAAGTATCATGTCCAGTATTGGCAGTCGCTCGGCGCGAATCCCACGCCGCTCCCCTTCAGCGAGCTTTATCTCGCGCTGCAGCAGGGTACGGTGACCGGACAGGAAAATCCCTATGAGGTCATCGTCGCGACGAAGCTCTACGAGGTGCAGAAGTATGTGATAGATACAAACCACCTTTTCCATACGATCACGATCATCATGAGCAAAAACATCTATGACCAGCTCACGCCGGAGGAGCAGAAGCTTGTCCGCGACGCGGCGCGCGAGGTCATCGTCTGGGGCCGAGAGCAGGCCGATAAGCGCCACGCCGACCGAGTGGCTATCCTCAAGAAGAACAACGTTCAGATAATAGAGCTCAGCGAGAAGCTGCTGGGAGAGATGCAGGCGAAGTCAAAGCCCGTCTATGACAATATCAGCAAGGTGGTCGGGGCTGATCTTGTGAAAAAACTCCAGAACGCGGTGAAGGAAGCCTCAAAATAG
- the aroE gene encoding shikimate dehydrogenase, whose amino-acid sequence MDKQEIFNSSVNTKFFGLLGNPLGQSAAPFMHNSVYQKLGIDALYVPLELSMDQLEPVVANLENFHYAGSGVTMPFKTQVHKYLDGLADSARFTEVVNTIVFEEGKKIGHNTDGTGFVLSLQKQLGLEIPDHNYLILGAGGAGTAIACALAMEGAKDIKSLCIAKDYFCAETLFDHVDRHFPFVCTIGEMTEKSIAAALERYDVIIHATKVGMYPKVDEILFDPDLLKPHHIVADVVYVPVETKLLREAAARGCRTLSGLWMNTYQAAEQMRLWLGIEPPMEYMYNHSLEYLKAQGKA is encoded by the coding sequence ATGGATAAACAGGAAATATTCAACAGCTCGGTAAATACGAAGTTTTTCGGCCTGCTTGGCAACCCGCTGGGGCAGAGCGCGGCCCCCTTCATGCACAACAGCGTCTACCAGAAGCTGGGGATCGACGCGCTCTATGTGCCGCTCGAGCTTTCAATGGACCAGCTCGAGCCGGTGGTGGCAAATCTTGAAAATTTTCACTACGCCGGTTCTGGCGTGACGATGCCCTTCAAGACGCAGGTGCATAAATACCTCGACGGACTGGCGGATTCGGCGCGCTTCACGGAGGTCGTCAACACGATAGTCTTCGAGGAGGGCAAAAAGATCGGCCACAACACGGACGGTACCGGTTTCGTCCTCTCGCTTCAAAAGCAGCTTGGGCTTGAGATCCCCGACCATAACTATCTCATTCTCGGGGCGGGCGGCGCGGGGACGGCGATTGCCTGCGCCCTCGCGATGGAGGGGGCAAAGGACATCAAGTCGCTCTGTATCGCGAAGGATTATTTCTGCGCCGAGACCCTCTTCGACCATGTCGACCGGCACTTCCCCTTCGTCTGCACCATCGGCGAGATGACGGAGAAGAGCATCGCGGCGGCGCTTGAAAGGTACGACGTGATAATCCACGCGACGAAGGTGGGAATGTACCCGAAGGTCGACGAGATACTCTTCGACCCTGACCTCCTTAAGCCGCACCACATAGTGGCCGACGTCGTCTACGTGCCGGTGGAGACGAAGTTGCTGCGCGAGGCCGCGGCCCGCGGCTGCCGGACCCTCTCAGGCCTCTGGATGAACACCTATCAGGCGGCGGAGCAGATGCGCCTCTGGCTCGGTATCGAGCCGCCGATGGAGTATATGTACAACCACAGCCTGGAATATCTGAAGGCGCAGGGGAAGGCGTGA
- a CDS encoding GntR family transcriptional regulator: MTGLTPNDNGHKKEQNLSSSVYEAIKDKIINGDFMPGSILMERSIADEFGVSRTPVREALKRLSQEGWVDWEERRRAVVSEITIAKILELFTLREMIEPFAIRKIIEEGKPQVLAGQLAAVYNEMEAAKDSPIDFMKYDMEFHTTIIQFMNLSTLNLMWQKIREDMTRLVMHLIYPRREPDIILGEHKELIDALWNSDVKKALGCIGGHFSVIVDLFKQNGERL, translated from the coding sequence ATGACTGGGCTTACTCCGAACGATAACGGGCATAAAAAGGAGCAGAATCTCTCCAGCTCCGTTTACGAGGCCATCAAGGACAAGATAATAAACGGCGATTTTATGCCGGGCAGCATTCTCATGGAGCGTTCGATCGCCGATGAGTTCGGCGTCAGCCGCACGCCGGTGCGCGAGGCGCTGAAGCGTCTTTCGCAGGAGGGCTGGGTGGACTGGGAGGAGCGCCGCCGCGCCGTCGTTTCCGAGATAACGATAGCAAAGATTCTCGAGCTTTTTACGCTGCGCGAGATGATAGAGCCCTTCGCGATCAGGAAGATCATCGAGGAGGGCAAACCACAGGTGCTCGCCGGGCAGCTGGCGGCGGTCTATAACGAGATGGAGGCCGCGAAGGATTCTCCGATCGATTTTATGAAGTACGATATGGAGTTTCACACAACGATAATCCAGTTTATGAATCTCTCGACGCTGAACCTGATGTGGCAGAAGATACGCGAAGATATGACGCGCCTCGTCATGCACTTGATATATCCGCGCCGCGAGCCCGATATCATCCTTGGGGAACACAAAGAACTTATCGATGCGCTCTGGAACTCCGACGTGAAAAAGGCCCTCGGTTGTATCGGCGGCCACTTCTCGGTGATCGTGGACCTCTTCAAACAGAACGGCGAGAGGCTCTGA
- a CDS encoding TRAP transporter large permease subunit — MLGYVFAVFAICLAVTVPIGITMGISAMVPHFLNPMFPAKIEFIVRQMVGGVDSTPFIAVPLFVLSGIIMARGGVSDKLFNMFSYFAGDKTGGLPCAVVVTCLFYGAISGSGPATVAAIGAMSIPLLVSLGYDKTFVTALVATAGGLGVIIPPSIPFILYGLSSGVSVGAMFIAGILPGLLIGFCLMAYACYYCWKHGEDKEKLAAYCYELRKNGLWHIFSKSFWALMTPVIILGGIYGGVTTPTEAACVSVVYALIVCCFVYKTMTFKDVVSAFVEAVVTYGPITFILAGAMAFGRVLTIMQAPQTIAMMITGLVSSKIGILIVINLFLLVVGMVIDTSPAILILTPILLPLVKQIGVDPIHFGIIMVVNLAIGFVTPPMGINLFVASSMTGISVVTIARKAIPFIVAFFVSLLLITFIPAISLALL; from the coding sequence ATGTTAGGATATGTATTTGCGGTATTTGCTATTTGCCTCGCCGTGACCGTCCCCATCGGCATCACGATGGGAATTTCGGCGATGGTCCCGCACTTTCTCAACCCGATGTTCCCCGCCAAGATCGAATTTATCGTCCGCCAGATGGTCGGCGGCGTTGACTCCACACCGTTTATCGCGGTCCCGCTCTTTGTCCTGTCGGGTATTATCATGGCCAGGGGCGGCGTCTCGGACAAGCTCTTCAATATGTTCTCCTACTTCGCGGGAGACAAGACGGGCGGCCTGCCCTGCGCGGTCGTCGTCACCTGCCTCTTTTACGGCGCGATATCGGGCTCCGGCCCCGCGACGGTCGCCGCGATCGGCGCGATGTCGATCCCGCTTCTCGTCAGCCTCGGATATGACAAGACCTTTGTGACGGCGCTCGTCGCCACCGCCGGCGGCCTTGGCGTCATCATCCCGCCGTCGATCCCCTTCATCCTTTACGGCCTCTCGTCGGGGGTGTCGGTGGGCGCGATGTTCATCGCCGGTATTCTTCCCGGGCTGCTCATCGGCTTCTGCCTTATGGCCTACGCCTGCTACTATTGCTGGAAGCATGGGGAAGACAAGGAAAAGCTCGCCGCGTACTGCTATGAGCTGCGTAAGAACGGCCTCTGGCATATCTTCTCCAAGAGCTTCTGGGCGCTCATGACCCCGGTCATCATCCTCGGAGGCATCTACGGCGGCGTGACGACCCCCACCGAGGCGGCCTGCGTCTCCGTGGTCTACGCCCTCATCGTCTGCTGCTTCGTCTATAAGACGATGACCTTCAAGGATGTCGTCTCGGCCTTTGTCGAGGCAGTGGTCACCTACGGTCCGATAACCTTCATCCTCGCCGGCGCGATGGCCTTCGGACGCGTCCTCACGATCATGCAGGCGCCGCAGACGATCGCGATGATGATCACCGGCCTCGTGAGCTCGAAGATAGGCATCCTTATTGTGATAAACCTCTTTCTGCTCGTCGTCGGCATGGTGATCGACACCTCGCCCGCGATCCTGATACTGACGCCGATTCTGCTGCCGCTTGTAAAGCAGATAGGCGTGGACCCCATCCACTTCGGCATCATCATGGTCGTCAACCTCGCGATCGGTTTCGTGACGCCGCCGATGGGCATCAACCTCTTCGTCGCCAGCTCGATGACGGGCATCTCGGTGGTGACGATCGCGAGAAAGGCGATTCCCTTCATCGTTGCCTTCTTCGTCTCGCTGCTGCTGATCACATTTATACCGGCGATAAGCCTTGCGCTACTCTAA
- a CDS encoding GntR family transcriptional regulator gives MELIRNESMRKQLYAFIKEKLNSGEIRRGETINQKEILETLGISKTPFRDCMIQLEAEGIVSIIPCKGVVVRDRPFEELIELNEIAGSLESSALEAAFYSIRDNALEGMTSIVNEVSSKLDNEDTSMCYAKNIDFHLLMINECPNQALKAAILKYRDLILDFPAKDLNINLKWERVFWREHKQMIDIIKDGDPKSLFDFSKYIHWGWENKEEYFDELYLVKFGTMKKYMASRYERRF, from the coding sequence TTGGAACTCATTCGCAATGAAAGTATGCGCAAGCAGTTATATGCTTTTATAAAAGAGAAATTGAATTCCGGCGAGATCAGGCGGGGCGAGACGATAAACCAGAAGGAGATCCTGGAGACGCTGGGGATCAGCAAAACGCCCTTCCGCGACTGCATGATCCAGCTGGAGGCCGAGGGCATAGTCAGCATCATTCCCTGTAAAGGCGTCGTCGTAAGAGACAGGCCCTTTGAAGAGCTGATTGAATTGAACGAAATCGCGGGTTCGTTGGAATCGTCGGCTTTGGAGGCCGCCTTTTACAGTATAAGGGACAACGCCCTGGAAGGTATGACGTCGATAGTGAATGAGGTCTCGTCAAAGCTTGACAATGAAGATACGTCGATGTGTTATGCGAAAAATATCGATTTTCACCTGCTGATGATCAACGAATGCCCTAATCAGGCTCTTAAAGCCGCCATATTAAAGTACAGAGACCTGATTCTCGACTTTCCCGCCAAAGATTTGAATATAAATTTGAAATGGGAAAGGGTTTTCTGGCGTGAGCATAAACAGATGATCGATATCATAAAAGACGGAGATCCTAAGTCTCTCTTTGATTTCTCAAAATATATACATTGGGGCTGGGAGAACAAAGAGGAGTATTTCGACGAGCTCTATCTGGTAAAATTCGGCACGATGAAAAAATATATGGCGTCAAGATATGAACGGCGTTTTTAA
- a CDS encoding TRAP transporter small permease — translation MLKWVNDHLEETIMAILLFLITAIISYSVIMRYVFNDSPSWAEEITRFFFIWSAFISIGLCIKRQSSIRIGILLTVLSEKACKVLLILVNVFIIAVLAYWLKGAVGVTKTLINNGQTSPALLVPMWIIYGSSVVGFALGIVRCAQQVFINAAELRNVR, via the coding sequence ATGCTCAAGTGGGTAAATGATCATTTGGAAGAGACGATAATGGCCATACTGCTCTTTCTCATCACGGCGATCATCTCATACTCGGTCATCATGCGCTACGTCTTCAATGATTCTCCCTCATGGGCCGAGGAGATCACAAGGTTTTTCTTTATATGGTCGGCTTTCATAAGCATCGGCCTATGCATCAAGCGCCAAAGCTCCATCCGCATCGGCATCCTGCTCACGGTGCTCTCGGAAAAAGCATGCAAGGTGCTGCTGATACTTGTAAACGTTTTTATAATCGCGGTTCTCGCCTATTGGCTTAAGGGAGCCGTAGGCGTGACAAAGACGCTCATCAATAACGGACAGACAAGCCCCGCGCTGCTCGTTCCCATGTGGATCATCTACGGATCGTCCGTCGTCGGCTTTGCTCTGGGGATCGTCAGGTGCGCGCAGCAGGTTTTTATAAACGCCGCCGAACTCAGGAACGTGAGGTAG